One Spirochaeta africana DSM 8902 genomic window carries:
- a CDS encoding LacI family DNA-binding transcriptional regulator — MTINDIARETGYSKTTVSFAFNSPKRLPQATVDKILTAAREMGYAPDPLARSMATRRTGTIGLLLPQDLPIIAENHLFNQLLCGIGNVLEKDHRSVLLVPPVGGSMADAIAGAVVDGFITWGLEREHKAVSVLEQRGVPYVMLDGDPADQMPCVNVDDRQGARRAMRRVLQDGHRQITILTFLNPYGLEYQRYYGTIRNRIEGYQDALQEFGLSLESPGIRLDMGHVTKIDGRAAMQRLWDHDGGRSTALVSMSDAAAVGAVEYCLENNIRVPEDFSVIGFDDIPEAAMLRPGLTTIAQPGVEKGAAATRILLDLLNGRTVQDQVMLETRLVERGSVGPAAVAALRA; from the coding sequence GTGACGATTAACGATATAGCCCGGGAAACAGGCTACTCCAAGACCACGGTGTCGTTCGCGTTCAACTCGCCCAAACGGCTGCCGCAAGCAACGGTAGACAAAATCCTGACTGCGGCGCGGGAGATGGGGTATGCCCCGGATCCCCTGGCGCGCAGTATGGCAACGCGACGCACCGGCACGATCGGGCTGCTGCTGCCGCAGGATCTGCCGATCATCGCCGAGAATCATCTGTTCAATCAGCTGCTGTGCGGTATCGGCAATGTCCTGGAGAAGGATCATCGCTCGGTGCTGCTGGTGCCGCCGGTGGGCGGCAGTATGGCCGATGCGATTGCCGGAGCGGTGGTAGACGGGTTTATTACCTGGGGGCTTGAGCGTGAACACAAGGCGGTGTCGGTGCTGGAGCAGCGCGGGGTGCCGTATGTAATGCTCGACGGCGACCCGGCCGATCAGATGCCGTGCGTGAATGTGGACGACCGACAGGGTGCCCGACGGGCGATGCGGCGGGTGCTGCAGGATGGCCATCGGCAGATTACCATCCTGACATTCCTGAACCCCTACGGACTGGAGTATCAGCGCTACTACGGTACTATTCGTAACCGGATCGAGGGCTATCAGGATGCATTGCAGGAGTTCGGCCTTAGCCTGGAGTCGCCGGGGATACGCCTGGATATGGGGCATGTAACCAAGATCGACGGACGGGCTGCTATGCAGCGGTTGTGGGATCACGATGGCGGGCGATCGACCGCCCTGGTATCGATGAGCGACGCTGCGGCGGTCGGGGCGGTGGAGTATTGTCTGGAGAATAATATCCGGGTACCGGAGGATTTCTCGGTTATCGGGTTCGACGATATCCCGGAGGCCGCCATGCTGCGTCCGGGGCTGACTACCATTGCCCAGCCCGGGGTGGAGAAGGGGGCTGCTGCCACCCGGATCCTGCTGGATCTGCTGAACGGGCGGACGGTGCAGGATCAGGTGATGCTGGAGACCCGGCTTGTTGAGCGCGGGTCGGTGGGACCGGCTGCAGTGGCCGCCCTGCGGGCGTAA
- a CDS encoding TlpA family protein disulfide reductase: MTQLLSLPFTYLLTAAAAAAALLAGWLYATLARESRNLPETEPARLSSAVVDTGFTAVLVFVVVWKLSPLLFSLRTVLAAPIALLYLPGGPAGTLAGLIAAAVYVAVRHRATLRDSSRYTLQLKRSLGIMLAVGLLIWIPGQRLASLLEQRPGQTSGIRIGAEAPDFSLATLEAVLHNSDERVSLADLQGSPTVVNFWATWCPPCRAEFPELVTLQQEFGSEIQVVGINLTHTEQSAQQVAGFTSRYDPGFLQLMDTDGMLQARYGVRVVPTTFILDSDGRVVHRRVGAVSAAVLRGQLRSLLE; the protein is encoded by the coding sequence ATGACTCAATTATTATCTCTGCCATTCACCTATCTGTTGACGGCCGCAGCTGCCGCCGCAGCCCTGCTGGCGGGATGGCTCTACGCCACCCTGGCCAGAGAATCGCGGAATCTGCCGGAAACCGAACCTGCCCGTCTGTCATCGGCCGTGGTAGATACCGGATTTACCGCCGTGCTGGTGTTTGTGGTTGTCTGGAAGCTCTCGCCGCTGCTGTTTTCCCTGCGAACCGTTTTGGCGGCACCGATTGCCCTGCTGTATCTTCCCGGTGGGCCGGCCGGCACTCTCGCCGGTCTGATCGCCGCTGCCGTCTACGTGGCGGTCCGGCATCGAGCCACCCTGCGGGACAGCAGCCGCTACACACTCCAGCTGAAACGCAGTCTCGGTATTATGCTTGCCGTGGGACTGCTGATCTGGATCCCGGGACAACGACTGGCCTCCCTGCTGGAGCAGCGCCCTGGGCAGACGTCCGGGATCAGGATTGGCGCCGAGGCACCGGACTTTTCCCTGGCAACCCTGGAGGCAGTACTGCACAACAGCGACGAGCGGGTATCGCTGGCCGACCTGCAGGGGAGCCCGACGGTAGTGAATTTCTGGGCAACCTGGTGTCCGCCCTGCCGGGCCGAATTCCCGGAACTGGTTACCCTTCAACAGGAATTCGGCAGTGAAATCCAGGTGGTCGGCATCAACCTGACCCATACCGAGCAGAGCGCGCAGCAGGTAGCCGGCTTCACCTCCCGCTATGACCCGGGTTTCCTGCAGCTGATGGATACCGACGGCATGCTCCAGGCCCGTTACGGGGTGCGTGTCGTACCGACAACCTTTATTCTGGACAGCGATGGCCGGGTGGTGCACCGTCGGGTTGGCGCCGTCAGCGCCGCTGTACTGCGCGGGCAGCTGCGTTCCTTACTCGAGTAG
- a CDS encoding PAS domain-containing sensor histidine kinase, with protein MNPDLLQAMPLACALHRMVRDPAGRAIDYIYLDCNAPFADLFGAPAEQIIDRRVTELLPDIAEDQADWIPRYGEVAGGGTSTQFEDFSQPLGRWFRVHAFAAGDDRFATIVEDITERKQTEAELTLQQSDFGRFDSLSRDTFCRLQLRPQVRFRYLSPSVEQLVGLQPAQLYADAGLLYRCVHRDDRHLVQRVLAAELPEHSCFRLRLHKPGGSQVWVELQIAYEQDSRQQPVVVHAIARDITETKMAEDALQTSQLQLSQILAAVSDMVMYYAADDMRITWANRAAEQTMNAAPGELIGKHCYSLWSNTPDKACTGCPVVHCFRTRQADWWEHTKPNGETWVIHAHPVLTPSGRFLGVVETARNITYRVRMESELQAALDQADAANIVRDQFIANMSHELRTPLNGIIGVVELLQSDPQVSESQRELLQMIGESGNRLYDVVQEILAFSRLDSSSLQQQRMRFHIPSVLDGTANGYAAQASEKGLDFAVDYSRLQQEWVEGYPGRLRQILSHILHNAIKFTTAGTIQVEAAVAPSPTAKLSVTVHDSGIGIPTDALSRVCEPFFQTDTGLTRTFGGVGLGLTIAQRLLQEVGGELEIRSTPGEGTSVTCHLPVGIRE; from the coding sequence ATGAACCCCGATCTGCTGCAGGCCATGCCGCTCGCCTGTGCACTGCACCGGATGGTGCGCGATCCGGCCGGCAGGGCAATCGATTATATCTACCTCGATTGTAACGCCCCCTTTGCTGATCTGTTCGGTGCACCAGCCGAGCAGATCATCGACCGGCGGGTTACCGAGCTGCTGCCGGACATCGCGGAGGATCAGGCCGACTGGATACCCCGTTACGGGGAGGTAGCCGGCGGGGGAACATCGACACAGTTCGAAGACTTCTCGCAACCCCTGGGTCGCTGGTTCCGGGTACATGCCTTTGCCGCCGGCGACGACAGGTTTGCCACCATCGTCGAGGACATCACCGAACGTAAACAGACCGAGGCAGAGCTGACGCTGCAGCAAAGCGACTTCGGCAGGTTCGACAGCCTCTCTCGCGACACCTTCTGCCGCCTGCAGCTGCGCCCGCAGGTGCGATTCCGCTATCTCAGCCCCTCTGTCGAGCAGCTGGTCGGGCTGCAGCCGGCACAGCTGTATGCCGATGCGGGACTGCTGTACCGCTGTGTCCACCGCGACGACCGCCATCTGGTACAGCGGGTGCTGGCAGCCGAACTGCCGGAGCACAGCTGCTTCCGGCTGCGCCTGCACAAACCCGGCGGCAGCCAGGTCTGGGTTGAACTGCAGATCGCCTACGAGCAGGATTCCCGCCAGCAACCGGTTGTGGTTCATGCCATAGCCCGGGATATCACCGAGACAAAGATGGCCGAGGACGCACTGCAGACCAGTCAGCTGCAGCTCTCCCAGATACTGGCAGCCGTGTCGGATATGGTTATGTACTACGCTGCCGATGATATGCGGATTACCTGGGCCAACCGGGCGGCTGAACAAACCATGAACGCCGCCCCCGGCGAGCTCATCGGCAAACACTGCTACAGCCTGTGGTCCAACACCCCGGACAAGGCCTGTACCGGCTGCCCGGTGGTGCACTGCTTCCGTACCCGACAGGCGGACTGGTGGGAGCACACCAAACCCAATGGCGAGACATGGGTTATTCACGCCCACCCGGTGCTGACTCCCAGCGGCAGGTTTCTTGGCGTGGTGGAAACCGCGCGCAACATCACCTACCGGGTACGCATGGAGAGCGAACTCCAGGCAGCCCTGGATCAGGCCGATGCTGCCAACATTGTGCGGGATCAGTTTATTGCCAACATGAGCCATGAACTGCGCACCCCGCTCAACGGGATTATCGGGGTGGTGGAACTGCTGCAAAGCGACCCGCAGGTCAGTGAATCGCAGCGGGAGCTGCTGCAGATGATCGGTGAAAGCGGGAACCGTCTGTACGATGTGGTGCAGGAGATTCTGGCCTTCAGCCGCCTGGACAGCAGCAGCCTGCAGCAGCAGCGCATGCGTTTTCACATCCCCTCGGTCCTCGATGGCACTGCCAACGGCTATGCCGCCCAGGCCAGCGAGAAGGGACTGGATTTTGCCGTTGACTATTCCCGGCTGCAGCAGGAATGGGTAGAGGGATATCCGGGGCGGCTGCGCCAGATCCTGTCACACATCCTGCACAACGCCATCAAGTTCACCACTGCCGGAACAATCCAGGTTGAGGCAGCTGTTGCCCCCTCGCCGACCGCCAAACTTTCTGTTACCGTGCATGACAGCGGCATCGGGATACCGACCGATGCACTGTCACGGGTCTGTGAACCCTTTTTCCAGACCGATACCGGGCTTACCCGGACCTTCGGTGGGGTCGGCCTTGGACTGACTATCGCCCAGCGACTGCTGCAGGAGGTTGGTGGAGAACTGGAAATACGCAGCACCCCCGGGGAGGGTACCAGCGTCACCTGCCATCTTCCGGTTGGCATCCGGGAGTGA
- a CDS encoding TrkH family potassium uptake protein has product MNYSLVIRIVGVLACLMALLLLVPALVALLYGEMSELRVFLQVAGPAAAGGGVLLLLKRGTGFSLTSHDGFLVVALAWLTMALIGAVPFVLSGAIPGYTDAFFETMSGFTTTGATILNDIEALPRSLLFWRSFTHWLGGMGIIVLTVAIFPLLGFKGLQLVRAEAPGPSVDKLTPKIAHSAKILWMLYIGLSLAETLLLLAAGMDLFDALTHTFGTMATGGFSPRNASVAAYDSAAIDAIITVFMLLAGVNFVLYYSLLTRRFDNLRRDTELKVYLGIFAAATLMTTLVLFRTSYDSLGESLRFASFQVASILTTTGYATADYLLWPTAAMAVVFLLMFVGGSAGSTGGGIKVVRLTALFKQGMNEMKYLLHPRGVFTPQLNRAPLRKSMVLGIAGFVFLYLLLLLITTLVVALSGSSLLTSFSTALATLGNIGPGFDAIGPTENYAAFPDWLKWYLSFIMLTGRLEVYTILILFTPRYWQK; this is encoded by the coding sequence ATGAACTACTCACTGGTGATTCGCATTGTAGGGGTGCTGGCCTGTCTGATGGCGCTGCTACTGCTGGTGCCAGCGCTGGTGGCGCTGCTGTACGGGGAGATGTCCGAGCTGCGGGTGTTTCTGCAGGTGGCCGGGCCGGCTGCTGCCGGGGGCGGAGTGCTGCTGCTGCTCAAGCGCGGCACCGGTTTCAGTCTGACCAGCCATGACGGGTTTCTGGTGGTGGCGCTTGCCTGGCTTACAATGGCGCTGATCGGTGCGGTCCCGTTTGTGCTGTCCGGGGCCATCCCGGGGTATACCGACGCCTTTTTCGAGACCATGTCGGGCTTTACCACCACCGGGGCAACCATTCTGAACGATATCGAGGCTCTGCCGCGCTCACTGTTGTTCTGGCGATCCTTCACCCACTGGCTGGGGGGGATGGGGATTATTGTGCTGACCGTGGCGATATTCCCGCTTTTGGGGTTCAAGGGGCTGCAGCTGGTGCGGGCCGAGGCGCCGGGTCCTTCGGTGGACAAGCTCACCCCGAAGATCGCCCACAGTGCCAAAATCCTCTGGATGCTGTATATCGGGTTGTCGCTGGCCGAGACCCTGCTGCTGCTGGCTGCTGGCATGGATCTCTTTGATGCACTGACCCATACCTTCGGGACCATGGCCACCGGGGGCTTCTCGCCGCGTAACGCCAGTGTAGCGGCCTACGACTCGGCGGCAATCGATGCAATTATCACGGTGTTCATGCTGCTGGCCGGGGTGAACTTTGTCCTCTACTACAGCCTGCTCACCCGCCGGTTTGACAATCTGCGTCGGGATACCGAGCTCAAGGTGTATCTGGGGATCTTTGCTGCGGCCACCCTGATGACCACGCTGGTACTGTTTCGCACCAGCTATGACAGCCTGGGGGAAAGCCTGCGGTTTGCCTCGTTCCAGGTGGCCTCGATCCTGACTACTACCGGGTATGCCACCGCCGACTACCTGCTGTGGCCGACGGCCGCGATGGCGGTGGTGTTCCTGCTGATGTTTGTCGGGGGGAGTGCCGGTTCGACCGGCGGGGGCATCAAGGTGGTACGCCTGACCGCGTTGTTCAAGCAGGGGATGAACGAGATGAAGTATCTGCTGCATCCCCGCGGGGTGTTTACGCCGCAGTTGAACCGTGCCCCGCTGCGCAAGAGCATGGTGCTGGGGATCGCCGGGTTCGTTTTTCTGTATCTGCTGCTGCTGCTGATAACCACATTGGTTGTGGCCCTGAGCGGTTCTTCGCTGCTGACCAGCTTTTCCACCGCGCTGGCTACCCTGGGTAATATCGGCCCGGGATTCGATGCCATCGGTCCGACCGAGAACTACGCTGCCTTTCCTGACTGGCTCAAGTGGTACCTCTCGTTTATTATGCTGACCGGGCGTCTGGAGGTGTACACCATTCTGATCCTGTTTACCCCGCGCTACTGGCAGAAATAG
- a CDS encoding cytochrome c biogenesis CcdA family protein, whose translation MNEVTAVTAVVAGVVSFLSPCVLPLIPSYLSFIGGTNAAQHGRRVLLHTVFFVLGFSVVFTLLGAGIAAGGSMLTAYAPVYELIAGSLIMLLGLNLIFGFMPLLYREARVHARRSPAGPLGAFAIGTAFGAGWTPCIGPILASILLLAGMEGGAMAGIAYLALYSLGLGVPFLLAGAFLRHFSRFQQLLRRHTGRIQTGSGVLLTGLGALIASGRFQLFTSWLLSAGGRLEQWGLQNPVAASAAAAALLCAVGWAGVGVQLLRRRRPGLAAAGSAGVGTLLAVLELAGVLNLLVLLGGYLQFQGI comes from the coding sequence ATGAATGAAGTGACCGCTGTTACCGCTGTTGTTGCCGGTGTTGTTTCGTTTCTGAGTCCGTGCGTGCTGCCACTGATCCCCTCGTATCTCTCGTTTATCGGCGGCACCAATGCGGCTCAGCATGGGCGACGGGTGTTGCTGCATACCGTTTTTTTCGTGCTGGGTTTCTCGGTGGTGTTTACCCTGCTGGGGGCAGGTATTGCTGCCGGCGGAAGCATGCTTACCGCATACGCTCCGGTGTATGAATTGATCGCCGGCAGCCTGATCATGCTGCTGGGGCTTAACCTGATCTTCGGGTTCATGCCGCTGCTGTATCGGGAGGCACGGGTACATGCCAGACGCTCGCCGGCTGGTCCCCTCGGCGCATTCGCGATCGGTACGGCGTTTGGTGCCGGGTGGACCCCCTGCATCGGGCCGATACTGGCATCGATTCTGCTCCTGGCAGGGATGGAGGGGGGCGCCATGGCCGGGATTGCCTATCTGGCGCTCTACTCACTTGGACTGGGGGTACCGTTTCTGCTGGCAGGGGCATTTCTGCGGCATTTCAGCCGCTTCCAGCAGCTGTTGCGTCGGCATACCGGCCGGATACAGACCGGCTCGGGGGTGCTGCTGACCGGGCTGGGCGCGCTGATTGCCTCTGGCAGGTTCCAGCTGTTTACCTCCTGGCTGCTGTCTGCCGGGGGGCGTCTTGAGCAATGGGGGCTGCAAAACCCGGTGGCTGCCTCGGCTGCGGCTGCAGCCCTGTTGTGCGCGGTTGGCTGGGCAGGTGTAGGAGTACAGCTGCTGCGACGGCGACGACCGGGGCTGGCCGCCGCCGGCAGTGCCGGGGTCGGAACCCTGCTGGCCGTACTCGAGCTGGCCGGCGTACTGAATCTGCTGGTGCTGCTGGGGGGCTACCTGCAGTTCCAGGGAATATAG
- a CDS encoding YfcC family protein, with amino-acid sequence MTTRHTPPQSSLRIGRGAFLLAFGILLGLMLLSGVLTRVVPAGSFERELVNGREMVIPGSYQLAPEHQAPPVWRWFTAPVEVLFAPGAVVAITIIVFLIFVGGSFAVLERSGVLQAVLNRLVGRFYQRRYLLMAIIIFFFMAVASVLGIYEAMVPLIVFIVPLALKLGWDSLTGLGMSLLPLAFGFAAAVSNPFTIGVAQRIAELPLFSGAWLRIPFFLLTYGAVLLFVRRHARRVEANPERSPVYRQDTRRRELLEREAAAVPHGSQELPAPMYRAARWFGGCIALAFVFIFITARNPVLSDLAFPLMALLFLVGGIGAGILSGMPHRRVAAGFLGGAASMLPAVLLILMSLSVRHIVDAGGITDTILETAAGLIAGSTTFGAAFFVYLVTLGMNFFIGSASAKAFLMMPILAPLADLVGITRQTAVLAFGFGDGFSNMLYPSNALLLIGLGFTVVSYPRWVRWTILLQGSMFAISMLFLWIAVQTGYGPF; translated from the coding sequence ATGACAACCCGACACACACCACCGCAATCCAGCCTGCGCATCGGCCGCGGAGCATTCCTGCTGGCCTTCGGGATCCTGCTGGGGCTGATGCTGCTCTCCGGGGTGCTCACCCGGGTGGTGCCGGCTGGCAGCTTTGAACGTGAACTGGTGAACGGCCGCGAGATGGTTATCCCCGGATCCTACCAGCTTGCACCGGAGCACCAGGCCCCGCCGGTCTGGCGCTGGTTCACCGCACCGGTAGAGGTGCTGTTCGCCCCCGGTGCCGTGGTGGCGATTACCATCATCGTGTTCCTGATCTTTGTCGGGGGGTCCTTTGCGGTGCTGGAGCGCTCCGGGGTACTGCAGGCGGTACTCAACCGCCTGGTGGGGCGCTTCTATCAGCGGCGATACCTGCTGATGGCGATAATTATCTTCTTTTTTATGGCGGTGGCCTCTGTACTGGGGATTTACGAGGCCATGGTTCCCCTGATTGTGTTTATTGTACCCCTGGCACTGAAGCTGGGCTGGGACTCACTGACCGGCCTGGGGATGAGCCTGCTGCCGCTGGCCTTCGGATTTGCCGCAGCCGTCAGTAACCCCTTTACCATCGGGGTTGCCCAGCGGATTGCCGAGCTGCCGCTGTTTTCCGGGGCCTGGCTGCGGATACCCTTCTTTCTGCTCACCTACGGGGCGGTCTTGCTGTTCGTCCGGCGACACGCCCGGCGGGTAGAGGCGAACCCGGAGCGCTCCCCGGTCTACCGTCAGGACACCCGGCGCCGCGAGCTGCTGGAGCGCGAAGCCGCAGCAGTCCCCCATGGCAGCCAGGAGCTTCCGGCCCCGATGTACCGCGCAGCCCGCTGGTTCGGCGGCTGTATCGCCCTGGCGTTCGTGTTCATTTTTATTACTGCCCGTAACCCGGTTCTGAGCGACCTGGCCTTTCCGCTGATGGCACTGTTGTTTCTTGTCGGCGGGATCGGCGCCGGCATCCTTTCGGGCATGCCGCACCGCCGGGTTGCTGCCGGCTTTCTGGGCGGGGCCGCCTCCATGCTCCCGGCGGTGCTGCTGATTCTGATGAGCCTGAGTGTGCGCCACATCGTGGATGCCGGCGGGATTACCGACACCATCCTGGAGACCGCTGCCGGGCTGATTGCCGGCAGCACCACCTTCGGGGCGGCATTTTTTGTCTACCTGGTAACCCTGGGCATGAACTTCTTTATCGGATCCGCCAGCGCCAAGGCCTTCCTGATGATGCCGATTCTGGCGCCGCTGGCCGATCTGGTTGGCATCACCCGCCAGACAGCGGTGCTGGCCTTCGGGTTCGGGGACGGGTTCAGCAATATGCTGTACCCGTCAAACGCCCTGCTGCTGATCGGCCTCGGATTTACCGTGGTCAGCTATCCCCGTTGGGTGCGCTGGACGATCCTGCTGCAGGGCTCGATGTTTGCGATTTCCATGCTGTTCCTGTGGATTGCAGTACAGACGGGTTACGGCCCGTTCTGA
- a CDS encoding M20/M25/M40 family metallo-hydrolase has translation MKPSSTPAPARRLASALSIPTISHADRTREPHPEAFPRFEQFLADSFPLVFSGSSCESPGAPGLLFRLPGRSETLAPIILAAHYDVVPAGAADDWRLPPFSGQIHDDCIWGRGALDDKASLLAIMEAVESLLAEGFQPERDLYLAFGGDEEVTGTRGAARIAALLQQRGIQAAAVIDEGTAVVHDTIGMVRRPVALIGTAEKGYLDVQLSCRASDGHASMPQRRTAAGRLARALRRLERRPFPARLRPVVAGFLRQLAPAAPALLRPLLRFPRLFWPLLRPVLAANPKTDAMIRTTQAPTMLSGSAAPNVLPAEVSAVINLRLLPGDSIAGVLRRLQRVVRDPAISITPLLPEGSSEPVPESPVDGWVYRGLQDSVTAAFPDAVIAPYLVTATTDSKHYRAVADAIYRFLPLPMGPAELAMIHGVDERIAITDYLRMIGFYRDLIQRLTGNSPGEEA, from the coding sequence ATGAAACCCAGCTCCACCCCCGCGCCCGCCCGGCGCCTGGCCAGCGCCCTGTCCATCCCGACCATCAGCCACGCCGATCGCACACGGGAACCCCATCCCGAGGCCTTTCCCCGCTTCGAGCAGTTCCTGGCCGACAGCTTTCCCCTGGTTTTCTCCGGATCGAGTTGCGAGAGCCCCGGTGCCCCGGGGCTTCTGTTCAGACTGCCGGGGCGCTCGGAAACCCTGGCACCGATTATCCTGGCCGCGCATTACGACGTCGTCCCCGCCGGGGCTGCGGACGACTGGCGCCTGCCGCCATTCAGCGGACAGATACACGACGACTGTATCTGGGGGCGCGGGGCCCTGGACGACAAGGCCAGTCTGCTGGCAATCATGGAGGCCGTGGAGTCGCTGCTGGCCGAGGGGTTCCAGCCAGAGCGCGACCTGTACCTGGCCTTTGGCGGCGACGAGGAGGTAACCGGGACACGCGGGGCCGCGCGGATCGCAGCGCTGCTGCAGCAGCGCGGGATACAGGCCGCGGCGGTGATCGATGAGGGCACAGCCGTGGTCCACGACACCATTGGCATGGTTCGGCGCCCGGTCGCACTGATCGGCACCGCCGAGAAGGGCTATCTGGACGTGCAGCTCAGCTGTCGCGCCAGCGACGGGCATGCCTCGATGCCGCAGCGGCGAACCGCGGCGGGGCGTCTGGCCCGGGCGCTGCGACGGCTGGAGCGCCGGCCGTTCCCTGCGCGGCTGCGCCCGGTGGTGGCCGGGTTTCTGCGACAGCTGGCTCCGGCAGCGCCGGCCCTGCTGCGCCCCCTGCTGCGCTTTCCGCGGCTGTTCTGGCCGCTGCTGCGCCCGGTACTGGCGGCCAACCCCAAAACCGACGCCATGATCCGCACCACCCAGGCCCCCACCATGCTGAGCGGATCGGCAGCACCGAATGTCCTGCCGGCAGAGGTTTCGGCGGTCATCAATCTGCGACTGCTGCCGGGCGACAGCATCGCCGGGGTGCTGCGCCGCCTGCAGCGGGTGGTTCGTGATCCGGCGATCAGCATTACGCCCCTGCTTCCCGAGGGGTCCAGCGAGCCGGTACCGGAGTCCCCTGTAGACGGCTGGGTGTATCGCGGGCTGCAGGACAGCGTGACCGCCGCCTTTCCCGATGCAGTCATCGCCCCGTACCTGGTTACCGCAACTACCGACAGCAAGCATTACCGGGCAGTCGCCGATGCCATCTACCGCTTTCTGCCGCTGCCAATGGGACCCGCAGAGCTGGCCATGATCCACGGGGTTGATGAACGGATAGCAATCACCGATTATCTGAGGATGATCGGGTTTTACCGCGATCTGATACAACGTCTGACCGGCAACAGCCCCGGGGAGGAAGCATGA
- the trkA gene encoding Trk system potassium transporter TrkA yields MKVIVLGGGSVGSQIAQQLIDDRYDVVVIEQDPEKARILTNRLDCTVLNKAGNSIEVLRQAGTETADVFVAVTGSDEVNMVACGLVASEFSVARRIARIRNISYSNAGMTARNFLGIDAIVNPEVEASRELIQSIEHGAMSDVIMFAHSALQIRNLPVPKGSVVIGQALMEAFRDIEVPFLVAAIYRDNDYLIPDGRTEIREDDILYMVGAQQDLEQVFGFFGKHRTSLDKVVIVGGGKAGVLLAEHLLQRSESAVAGQSFLRRLQGSMFRKSVVLVERDPKKCKQLSQQFPEALVVHADISEEGVFAEENLANSDLVLAVTDNQELNIVTALYARSLGIARSAVLVNNTNYTAVCSRLAIDAVTSVKQAVINSVLRNVKRSGAQSVHSLFDGRLEVLELTVGESAPIAGRALHAVKLPKDTLILSVSRGKQHLIPDGSYVPAPGDTIVVIGRSEHAAVIQAICTEGL; encoded by the coding sequence ATGAAGGTTATAGTTCTTGGTGGCGGATCGGTGGGGTCGCAGATTGCGCAGCAGCTGATAGACGACAGATATGATGTGGTGGTGATCGAGCAGGATCCCGAGAAGGCCAGGATTCTGACCAACCGGCTGGACTGTACGGTGTTGAACAAGGCTGGCAACAGTATCGAGGTTCTGCGCCAGGCCGGTACGGAGACGGCCGATGTCTTTGTGGCGGTTACCGGTTCGGACGAGGTGAATATGGTGGCCTGCGGTCTGGTGGCCAGTGAGTTCTCGGTGGCACGCCGCATCGCCCGGATTCGCAACATCAGTTACTCGAACGCCGGGATGACGGCCCGGAACTTTCTGGGGATCGATGCCATCGTGAACCCCGAGGTTGAGGCGTCGCGTGAGCTGATTCAGAGCATTGAACATGGTGCCATGAGCGATGTAATCATGTTTGCCCACTCGGCATTGCAGATTCGCAACCTGCCGGTTCCAAAGGGATCTGTGGTGATCGGGCAGGCGTTGATGGAGGCGTTTCGGGACATCGAGGTGCCATTTCTGGTAGCGGCAATCTACCGGGACAATGACTACCTGATTCCCGATGGTCGCACCGAGATCCGCGAGGATGATATTCTGTACATGGTGGGGGCTCAGCAGGATCTGGAGCAGGTCTTCGGGTTTTTTGGCAAGCACCGCACCAGTCTGGACAAGGTGGTGATCGTTGGCGGCGGCAAGGCTGGTGTACTGCTGGCCGAGCATTTGCTGCAGCGGTCCGAATCTGCCGTGGCAGGGCAGTCTTTCCTGCGACGGCTGCAGGGATCGATGTTCCGCAAGAGTGTGGTACTGGTTGAGCGGGATCCCAAGAAATGCAAGCAGCTGTCGCAGCAGTTCCCCGAGGCATTGGTGGTCCATGCAGATATCTCGGAAGAGGGGGTGTTTGCCGAGGAAAACCTGGCCAACTCGGATCTGGTGCTGGCGGTAACCGACAATCAGGAGCTGAACATCGTGACCGCGCTGTATGCCCGCTCACTGGGTATTGCCCGCTCGGCGGTGCTGGTAAACAACACCAACTACACTGCGGTCTGCTCGCGGCTGGCTATAGACGCGGTAACCAGCGTCAAGCAGGCGGTGATCAACTCGGTGCTTCGCAACGTCAAACGCAGCGGTGCCCAGAGTGTGCACAGCCTGTTCGACGGGCGGCTGGAGGTGCTGGAACTGACGGTGGGTGAATCGGCACCGATCGCCGGGCGGGCGCTGCACGCGGTGAAACTGCCAAAGGATACCCTGATCCTTTCGGTGAGTCGCGGCAAACAGCACCTGATTCCGGACGGGTCGTATGTACCGGCGCCGGGTGACACCATTGTGGTGATCGGGCGCAGCGAGCATGCGGCGGTGATCCAGGCTATCTGTACCGAGGGTCTATGA